One genomic region from Chondrinema litorale encodes:
- the hxpB gene encoding hexitol phosphatase HxpB → MIRAVIFDMDGIIIDSEPLWKKAEKLVFTSMGVNVTEEQAAVTASLTTREVTEYWFNNSPWQNTPLHEVENAVIDKVGELIATQGKPIDGIANTLEFFKQRKFKIGLATNSPYQLIPLVLEKVGITHYFDAITSSDEAPKGKPDPAVYLTTAHKLDIPPQFCLAFEDSGSGLRAAKRAGMKAVAIPASFEYDHPKFDIADLKLTGFKHFTEQHLRYLSESQT, encoded by the coding sequence GTGATACGTGCTGTAATTTTCGATATGGATGGAATTATTATTGACTCTGAGCCTCTCTGGAAGAAAGCAGAGAAGTTAGTGTTCACGTCAATGGGAGTAAATGTAACAGAAGAACAAGCCGCAGTTACAGCAAGCCTAACAACCAGAGAAGTTACCGAGTATTGGTTTAATAATAGCCCTTGGCAAAACACTCCTCTGCACGAAGTAGAAAATGCCGTAATTGATAAGGTAGGAGAATTAATTGCCACGCAAGGCAAACCTATAGATGGCATAGCTAATACATTAGAATTCTTTAAGCAAAGAAAATTTAAAATAGGTTTGGCTACCAACTCACCTTACCAACTTATTCCTTTAGTGTTAGAAAAAGTTGGTATTACCCATTATTTTGATGCCATTACCTCTTCAGACGAGGCGCCAAAAGGCAAGCCGGATCCGGCAGTTTATTTAACAACTGCGCATAAGCTTGATATTCCACCGCAATTTTGTTTAGCTTTCGAAGATTCTGGTTCTGGTTTAAGAGCTGCTAAAAGAGCCGGCATGAAAGCTGTTGCCATTCCTGCATCATTTGAATATGATCATCCCAAATTCGATATAGCTGATTTGAAGCTTACAGGCTTTAAGCATTTTACGGAGCAACATCTTCGGTATTTAAGCGAAAGCCAAACCTAA
- a CDS encoding iron chaperone, giving the protein MKGNYKNVDEYIATFSEPIKEILEEIRAHIKNTAPQAEEVISYDMPAYKYNGPLVYFAGYKKHIGFYPTPSAIAHFKTEIEKAKYKWAKGSVQFPLSVPMPMELIKEMVLFKLTENTKK; this is encoded by the coding sequence ATGAAAGGGAATTATAAGAATGTGGATGAATATATAGCTACTTTTTCTGAGCCGATTAAAGAAATTCTGGAAGAGATAAGGGCACATATTAAAAATACAGCGCCACAGGCAGAAGAAGTAATTAGTTATGATATGCCTGCTTATAAATATAATGGTCCTTTGGTGTATTTTGCCGGATATAAGAAACACATAGGTTTTTATCCCACACCTTCGGCGATTGCCCATTTTAAAACAGAAATAGAAAAAGCAAAATATAAATGGGCAAAAGGTTCGGTACAATTCCCACTCAGTGTGCCTATGCCAATGGAATTGATTAAAGAAATGGTACTTTTCAAACTTACCGAAAACACCAAGAAGTGA
- a CDS encoding M61 family peptidase, which produces MKKITKLSFILICCLITVLSTAGFAQAQTGKMAYTVSFPEPASNGLHVKLQTSGWQQDTLNFKMPKWMPGYYQIMDYADEIVSISAEDSKGEKLTLDKINENTWQITGVKNKAFTLNYDIKTSKQFVANSYVDAEHAYLINASTFFYVDGFINIPVAVKVEMNEAWSKIATGLTLVKGKTNEFTAPDFDILYDCPILIGNMEELPSFEVGGKLHRFVGYKLGDFDHEGFMQKLKLMVESAVAIIGDIPYKEYTFIGIGPGRGGIEHLNNTTVSFDGNRLNSDAAMNGVLNFLAHEYFHHYNVKRIRPFELGPFDYDQGSKTNLLWVSEGLSVYYEYLVIKRAGLASVETLFEDFENNINVVENNPGKKYQSLVQSSYNTWKDGPFGTQGEEKGKTISYYQKGPVVGLLLDFAIRNATKNEKSLDDVMQYVYYRYYKELGRGFTDAEFEQTCETVAGAPLTEIFEYIYTTKPLDYDKYLGMAGLKLEANPAESDPEKKVYKLKQIENPTELQKEIFQSWIGE; this is translated from the coding sequence ATGAAGAAGATAACTAAACTATCATTTATACTTATCTGCTGTTTAATTACAGTACTTTCCACTGCCGGGTTTGCACAAGCTCAAACAGGCAAAATGGCTTACACAGTTTCATTTCCTGAGCCAGCTAGCAATGGCTTGCATGTAAAATTGCAAACTTCAGGTTGGCAGCAAGACACCCTCAATTTTAAAATGCCTAAATGGATGCCCGGTTATTATCAGATTATGGATTATGCCGATGAAATTGTAAGCATTTCAGCAGAAGATAGCAAAGGGGAAAAACTCACTTTGGATAAAATCAACGAGAACACTTGGCAAATTACAGGTGTAAAAAACAAAGCTTTTACGCTGAACTATGATATAAAAACCAGTAAACAGTTTGTGGCAAATAGCTATGTAGATGCTGAACATGCTTATTTGATTAATGCCAGTACTTTTTTCTATGTGGATGGATTTATCAATATACCGGTTGCAGTTAAGGTAGAGATGAATGAGGCGTGGAGTAAAATTGCAACAGGATTAACTTTGGTAAAAGGAAAAACGAACGAGTTTACCGCACCAGATTTCGATATTTTATACGATTGCCCTATTCTAATTGGTAATATGGAAGAACTACCTTCTTTTGAAGTAGGAGGTAAGTTACACCGATTTGTTGGTTACAAATTAGGCGACTTTGACCACGAAGGTTTTATGCAAAAATTAAAACTAATGGTAGAATCTGCTGTGGCGATTATTGGCGATATTCCTTATAAAGAATATACATTTATTGGCATTGGTCCGGGTAGGGGTGGAATTGAGCATTTAAATAATACTACTGTAAGTTTCGATGGAAATAGACTTAATTCAGATGCTGCTATGAATGGCGTACTCAACTTTCTAGCACATGAATATTTCCATCATTATAATGTAAAACGCATCAGACCTTTTGAGTTAGGGCCATTCGATTACGACCAAGGGAGCAAAACCAATTTGCTTTGGGTGAGTGAAGGTTTATCGGTTTATTATGAGTATTTGGTGATTAAAAGAGCTGGCTTGGCAAGTGTAGAAACCTTGTTCGAAGATTTTGAAAACAACATCAATGTAGTTGAAAACAATCCGGGTAAAAAATATCAATCACTGGTACAATCAAGCTACAATACTTGGAAAGACGGGCCATTTGGCACGCAAGGAGAAGAAAAAGGAAAAACAATCTCTTATTACCAAAAAGGCCCTGTTGTTGGTTTGCTGTTAGATTTTGCTATTCGCAATGCTACTAAAAATGAGAAATCTTTAGATGATGTAATGCAATATGTGTATTACAGATATTATAAAGAATTAGGCAGAGGTTTTACAGATGCTGAGTTTGAGCAAACTTGCGAAACCGTAGCAGGTGCACCACTTACAGAGATTTTTGAATATATCTACACTACCAAACCTCTAGATTATGATAAATATCTGGGCATGGCTGGTTTAAAGTTAGAAGCAAATCCTGCTGAAAGTGACCCAGAAAAGAAAGTGTATAAGCTAAAGCAAATTGAAAATCCTACAGAATTGCAGAAAGAAATCTTTCAATCTTGGATTGGAGAATGA
- a CDS encoding OsmC family protein, with translation MKFTRKASANWKGTGKEGKGTVSTESTTLSQTQVSYKSRFEEGVGTNPEELVAAAHSSCFTMQLSFLLNEEGYTADNLDTDAKITFEDGAITKIHLELEGQVPEIAEDEFKKIAEKAKEVCPISKLLDTEITLSASLSLV, from the coding sequence ATGAAATTTACAAGAAAAGCAAGTGCCAACTGGAAAGGCACTGGAAAAGAAGGTAAAGGAACTGTAAGTACAGAAAGTACTACGCTTAGCCAAACTCAAGTATCTTACAAAAGTAGATTTGAAGAAGGAGTAGGTACAAACCCAGAAGAATTGGTAGCTGCGGCACATTCTAGCTGCTTCACTATGCAATTGAGCTTTCTTTTAAATGAAGAAGGTTACACAGCAGATAATCTGGATACCGATGCCAAAATCACTTTTGAAGATGGTGCCATCACCAAAATTCATTTAGAATTGGAAGGACAGGTGCCAGAAATCGCAGAAGACGAATTCAAGAAAATAGCAGAAAAAGCCAAAGAGGTTTGCCCAATTTCTAAACTTCTCGATACTGAAATTACACTTTCAGCATCATTATCATTGGTATAA
- a CDS encoding helix-turn-helix transcriptional regulator → MTSLVEYYFFIDVQVSEADSQGEYIIPFPRITFGYFFDHPFLVTNHDLNQQVEVDMVISRITSHKITVKPLSDRIKIIGAHVKPFALAYLTNTLLEDLPWLIDTQELFKEQAAAFKRKIKARSKPNQMFDEVENIFLESVLVKDLSVITQAVEMVEKHAGEIKLDELANAIGVTSRTLRNQFYKYVGCAPKEYINLVKLYQSVYQMHHSNDSLTSISHDTNYFDQAHFINTIKRITGKSPGKLRKEMPDFRFLQF, encoded by the coding sequence TTGACTTCGTTAGTAGAGTATTATTTTTTTATTGATGTTCAGGTTAGTGAAGCGGATTCCCAAGGCGAATATATCATTCCATTTCCTCGAATTACTTTTGGTTATTTCTTCGATCATCCCTTTTTGGTGACTAACCACGATTTAAACCAACAGGTTGAAGTAGATATGGTGATTTCGAGAATCACTTCGCACAAAATCACAGTAAAACCACTAAGCGATCGTATAAAGATAATTGGAGCTCATGTAAAACCATTTGCACTAGCCTATCTCACAAATACCCTTTTAGAAGATTTACCTTGGCTAATAGATACCCAAGAGCTGTTTAAAGAACAAGCCGCTGCTTTTAAAAGGAAAATTAAAGCTCGCAGCAAACCAAATCAGATGTTTGATGAAGTGGAAAATATCTTTTTAGAATCAGTTTTGGTGAAAGATTTATCTGTAATTACCCAAGCTGTGGAAATGGTAGAAAAACATGCTGGAGAAATAAAACTAGACGAACTGGCAAATGCCATCGGAGTTACTTCACGCACTTTAAGAAATCAGTTTTACAAATATGTTGGCTGTGCGCCAAAAGAATACATTAATCTGGTTAAACTGTATCAAAGTGTGTATCAGATGCATCATTCCAACGATTCACTCACCAGTATAAGTCACGATACCAACTATTTCGACCAAGCTCATTTTATAAATACCATCAAACGTATTACAGGTAAGTCGCCGGGCAAACTCAGAAAAGAAATGCCCGATTTCCGATTTTTACAATTTTAG